In a single window of the bacterium genome:
- a CDS encoding HD domain-containing phosphohydrolase, translating into MKAEVSCLNTRAILDYLHRRSIDPRPFVCDLDPELDVHGDPIAYLSDRNNWVSASVVSRLFSRLRERLDDEQLAFKIGHDSVVHRRFGYVQNIVLRVFLSPEQGFRKAQEVNDRFNRTKQVELAELAEGKALVRLTWHPGMGHSKDLCLFNQGIYSALAQTWGIKPATVTETKCAFEGGGCCEYRIRWQPVSQPLGFFRRFFIPRALFQETVRELEEDKELLSQKYREVRELSGRLRRKISELETIHESGKAIVSLLDRRELLNVIMRLTTTSLGYDRSIILLHDESEQALVTAASSGGELELMRQFGGYRVPLSRTSNILVRTFDTGKPVLVADASRHGLNRKNVLLQTFAPTSFVIVPLISRGKVIGVMAADRVDDAAPLTQEDLDSLTGFGNHVAVALENSRLYESLEQASLDAIQALAKAVEAKDPYTHGHSERVAAYSERLAAALGLEERQLLSIRLACLIHDIGKIGVTEKILHKPGALDAAEQGVIKQHPVIGETILRPLKGLGDIARIIRSHHERFDGLGYPDGLRGEEIPLEARIMAIADTFDAMTTTRPYREPLARDAVRDELERNGGRQFDPVLVELFLTHVASTYGWAPASLEPCQPGR; encoded by the coding sequence ATGAAAGCTGAGGTCAGCTGTCTCAACACCCGGGCAATACTGGACTACCTCCATCGCCGGTCGATCGATCCACGACCGTTCGTGTGCGACCTCGACCCCGAACTTGATGTCCATGGCGATCCGATTGCCTACCTGAGCGATCGCAACAATTGGGTCTCTGCGAGCGTCGTCAGCCGCCTTTTCTCGCGACTGCGAGAGCGGCTCGACGATGAGCAGCTGGCGTTCAAGATCGGCCACGACTCGGTTGTGCACCGGCGCTTCGGGTACGTGCAGAACATCGTCCTGCGGGTCTTCCTCTCGCCGGAGCAGGGCTTCCGCAAGGCACAGGAGGTCAACGACCGTTTCAATCGGACCAAGCAGGTCGAGCTCGCGGAGCTGGCCGAGGGCAAGGCGCTCGTCCGGCTGACCTGGCACCCGGGTATGGGACACTCGAAGGACCTCTGCCTTTTCAACCAGGGGATCTACTCCGCGCTCGCCCAGACGTGGGGCATCAAGCCCGCGACGGTCACGGAGACCAAGTGCGCCTTCGAGGGCGGCGGTTGCTGCGAGTACCGGATCCGCTGGCAGCCGGTCTCGCAGCCCCTGGGGTTCTTCCGGCGCTTCTTCATCCCGCGCGCTCTCTTCCAGGAGACGGTTCGCGAACTGGAGGAGGACAAGGAGCTGCTCTCGCAGAAGTACCGGGAGGTCCGGGAGCTCAGCGGGCGGCTGCGGCGCAAGATCAGCGAGCTGGAGACGATCCACGAGTCCGGGAAAGCCATTGTCTCGCTGCTCGACCGCCGCGAGCTGCTCAACGTCATCATGCGGTTGACGACCACGAGCCTCGGCTACGATCGCAGCATCATCCTCCTCCACGACGAGTCGGAGCAGGCGCTGGTGACCGCGGCCTCCTCGGGGGGCGAGCTGGAGCTGATGCGTCAGTTCGGCGGCTACCGGGTGCCGCTCAGCCGCACGAGCAACATCCTCGTGCGGACGTTCGACACGGGCAAGCCGGTCCTCGTGGCCGATGCCTCGCGCCACGGGCTGAACAGGAAGAATGTCCTGCTCCAGACCTTCGCCCCGACCTCGTTCGTGATCGTCCCGCTCATCAGCCGCGGGAAGGTCATCGGCGTCATGGCCGCCGACCGCGTGGACGACGCGGCGCCCCTGACGCAGGAGGACCTCGACTCGCTCACCGGCTTCGGCAACCACGTCGCCGTCGCGCTCGAGAACTCCCGGCTCTACGAGAGCCTCGAGCAGGCCTCGCTCGACGCGATCCAGGCGCTCGCCAAGGCGGTCGAAGCCAAGGACCCCTACACCCACGGCCACTCCGAGCGGGTCGCCGCCTACTCGGAACGCCTGGCGGCCGCGCTCGGCCTCGAAGAGCGGCAGCTGCTCAGCATCCGGCTGGCCTGCCTGATCCACGACATCGGCAAGATCGGCGTCACCGAGAAGATCCTCCACAAGCCCGGAGCGCTGGACGCCGCGGAGCAGGGGGTCATCAAGCAGCACCCGGTGATCGGCGAGACGATCCTGCGTCCCCTCAAGGGCCTGGGGGACATCGCCCGGATCATCCGCAGCCACCACGAGCGCTTCGACGGCCTCGGGTACCCCGATGGTCTGCGCGGCGAGGAGATACCGCTCGAGGCGCGCATCATGGCCATCGCCGACACCTTCGACGCGATGACCACGACCCGGCCGTACCGCGAGCCGCTCGCGCGGGACGCCGTCCGCGACGAGCTGGAGCGGAACGGCGGCCGGCAATTCGACCCCGTCCTGGTGGAGTTGTTCCTGACGCACGTGGCGTCCACGTACGGCTGGGCTCCCGCCTCCCTGGAGCCATGCCAGCCGGGACGCTGA
- a CDS encoding lysophospholipid acyltransferase family protein, producing MPAGTLSRFLQTPLNAAVFSWYPPQVTRCYTRLLGRRYFRVRPDEAERHLRQLREVFSHGHRAGACTPALEQQVLQGVFDHYFEKLLLAYWGFARMRRYLLRRVRLVHADLLDDALHGGRGVLVATAHFGAVEFLPASLALRGYPVTAVARFRTAKLKETLVRRASQVGVELLDLDDGAIVPKMLTTLKAGRIFVTELDELSNWRPSAAKIMNFFGRRAALDRALEVLQRRSGSPLLLGLMERLPGRRYQLVLESPVEHHAAPTGLGDDALLLKRLEHHVYEAPDHWYNWKELQRIEQPAAA from the coding sequence ATGCCAGCCGGGACGCTGAGCCGCTTCCTGCAGACCCCCCTCAACGCGGCCGTCTTCTCCTGGTACCCGCCGCAGGTCACGCGCTGCTACACGCGCCTGCTCGGCCGCCGGTACTTCCGGGTCCGCCCCGACGAGGCGGAGCGTCACCTGCGCCAGCTGCGGGAGGTGTTCAGCCACGGGCACCGGGCCGGGGCCTGCACGCCGGCGCTGGAGCAGCAGGTCCTCCAGGGCGTCTTCGACCACTACTTCGAGAAGCTGCTCCTGGCCTACTGGGGCTTTGCGCGGATGCGCCGCTACCTGCTGCGGCGCGTGCGGCTCGTGCACGCCGATCTTCTCGACGACGCACTGCACGGGGGACGGGGCGTCCTCGTGGCGACCGCGCACTTCGGCGCGGTGGAGTTCCTGCCGGCGTCGCTGGCGCTCAGGGGGTACCCCGTCACCGCCGTCGCGCGCTTTCGGACCGCGAAGCTCAAGGAGACCCTGGTGCGGCGCGCCTCCCAGGTGGGGGTCGAGCTGCTCGACCTGGACGACGGCGCCATCGTGCCGAAGATGCTGACCACCCTCAAGGCCGGCCGCATCTTCGTCACCGAACTGGACGAGTTGAGCAACTGGCGGCCGAGCGCCGCCAAGATCATGAACTTCTTCGGGCGCCGCGCGGCGCTCGATCGCGCCCTCGAGGTGCTGCAGCGGCGCAGCGGCTCGCCGCTGCTCCTGGGGCTCATGGAACGACTGCCGGGCCGGCGCTACCAGCTCGTCCTCGAGTCGCCCGTCGAGCACCACGCCGCCCCGACCGGCCTCGGCGACGATGCGCTGCTGCTCAAGCGGCTCGAGCACCACGTCTACGAGGCGCCGGACCACTGGTACAACTGGAAGGAGCTGCAGCGCAT